From Vogesella sp. XCS3, the proteins below share one genomic window:
- the mutM gene encoding bifunctional DNA-formamidopyrimidine glycosylase/DNA-(apurinic or apyrimidinic site) lyase, with protein MPELPEVETTCRGISPQLAGATLRAVTIREPRLRWPIPPELPALLAGRTVRSVSRRAKYLLIDFEHGTLIVHLGMSGSLRFVPPGTTPEKHDHVDIDLGQTVLRYRDPRRFGAMLWQQGPVDAHPLLASLGPEPLSDAFDGSVLYQATRRKGSAIKLVIMDNHVVVGVGNIYANESLFYAGIHPARAANSLSRDECQRLAAQIKLVLARAIDAGGSSLRDFMDAKGKPGYFQQSYKVYGRAGLTCHDCGSLIAELRQGQRSSCFCPHCQPL; from the coding sequence ATGCCCGAATTGCCAGAAGTCGAAACCACCTGTCGCGGTATCAGCCCGCAGCTCGCCGGTGCCACGCTGCGCGCGGTCACCATACGCGAGCCACGGCTGCGCTGGCCGATCCCGCCCGAGCTACCCGCCCTGCTGGCCGGGCGCACCGTGCGCAGCGTGAGCCGGCGCGCCAAATACCTGCTGATCGACTTTGAGCACGGCACGCTGATCGTGCACCTGGGCATGTCCGGTAGCCTGCGCTTTGTGCCGCCCGGCACCACGCCGGAAAAGCACGACCATGTAGACATCGACCTGGGGCAAACAGTTCTGCGCTACCGCGACCCGCGCCGCTTTGGCGCCATGCTGTGGCAGCAGGGGCCGGTTGACGCCCACCCCTTGCTGGCCAGCCTGGGGCCGGAACCGCTGAGCGATGCGTTTGACGGTAGCGTGCTGTACCAGGCTACGCGCCGCAAGGGCAGCGCCATCAAGCTGGTGATCATGGATAACCACGTGGTGGTGGGCGTGGGCAATATCTACGCCAACGAATCGCTGTTTTACGCCGGTATCCACCCGGCGCGTGCGGCCAACAGCCTAAGCCGTGACGAGTGCCAGCGCCTGGCAGCGCAGATCAAGCTGGTGCTGGCCCGTGCCATAGACGCTGGCGGCAGCAGCCTGCGCGACTTCATGGACGCCAAAGGCAAGCCAGGTTACTTTCAGCAAAGCTATAAGGTCTATGGCAGAGCCGGCCTGACGTGTC
- a CDS encoding tetratricopeptide repeat protein, whose product MNALLRLVAVLTPLALAACASHAPLQAAASQPVAAAPIAEPEEEPKALADADNPAIPKLQLQPEWLYGIMLAEMSAQRGGAAQAAETYLSLARTTKDPRLARRASEFALFAGQITTASAALSLWLALDPADEVAREQFFITLLRSGKLAESRGLLESMLAQQPKRAGAIFVQLARLAARQSDKAGAEKLVTELASRYPDLPEARFARLAVAAEAGDGAAVDAEFARLAVIAPQWDLPVMWQLERLRRQSPAAAIDFLKAELARRPQASVELCMNNIRLLAGEKRYTEAEAYAQTLMPRYGQHPGVLHLAGLLAFQNGKLEQAQQYLEGALKAGFNDPNELRYVLGQLAEERKQPAQAQSWYALVDAGDNLLPARVRLAQLQSAAGQWQQAIDSLAPLAADPQNTVRISLAQARMAKEAKQPEQAVALLDAALNILPGQADVLYERALLLESLGRVADAEQDLRTILKGRPDEPQALNALGYILANQGRQLKEAQAYIEQALKAEPDNAMMLDSLGWVLFRQGHAQQALKHLQDSYASLPDAEVAAHLGEVLWSLGRKDEARAIWEKARQGSPDHPVLTETLNRLKP is encoded by the coding sequence ATGAACGCACTTCTGAGACTAGTAGCCGTACTCACGCCGCTGGCACTGGCTGCCTGCGCCTCGCATGCCCCCTTGCAAGCCGCCGCCAGCCAGCCTGTCGCCGCTGCGCCAATAGCGGAGCCGGAGGAAGAGCCCAAAGCCCTGGCCGACGCCGACAACCCGGCCATCCCCAAGCTGCAGCTGCAGCCCGAGTGGCTGTACGGCATCATGCTGGCCGAAATGTCGGCCCAGCGCGGCGGTGCCGCCCAGGCGGCCGAAACCTATCTGAGCCTGGCCCGCACCACCAAAGACCCGCGTCTGGCGCGCCGGGCATCCGAATTTGCCCTGTTTGCCGGGCAGATTACTACCGCTAGCGCTGCGCTGAGCCTGTGGCTGGCGCTGGACCCTGCTGACGAAGTAGCGCGCGAGCAGTTCTTCATCACCCTGTTGCGCAGTGGCAAGCTGGCCGAAAGCCGTGGCCTGCTGGAAAGCATGCTGGCGCAGCAGCCCAAGCGGGCCGGGGCCATTTTTGTACAGCTGGCCAGGTTGGCCGCACGCCAGTCTGACAAAGCCGGTGCAGAAAAACTGGTGACCGAGCTGGCTTCCCGTTACCCGGACCTGCCCGAGGCGCGCTTTGCCCGCCTGGCCGTAGCGGCCGAGGCCGGTGATGGCGCCGCCGTGGATGCCGAATTCGCCCGCCTGGCCGTGATCGCCCCGCAGTGGGACCTGCCGGTGATGTGGCAGCTGGAGCGCTTGCGCCGCCAGAGCCCCGCCGCCGCTATCGATTTCCTCAAGGCCGAGCTGGCGCGCCGCCCGCAAGCCAGCGTCGAGCTGTGTATGAACAATATTCGCCTGCTGGCTGGCGAGAAGCGTTATACCGAAGCCGAGGCCTACGCCCAGACCCTGATGCCGCGCTACGGCCAGCACCCTGGCGTGCTGCACCTGGCCGGCTTGCTGGCGTTCCAGAATGGCAAGCTGGAGCAGGCGCAGCAGTATCTGGAAGGTGCACTGAAAGCCGGGTTCAACGACCCGAACGAGCTGCGCTACGTGCTGGGCCAACTGGCCGAGGAGCGCAAACAGCCGGCACAGGCGCAAAGCTGGTATGCGCTGGTGGATGCAGGCGATAACCTGTTGCCCGCCCGCGTACGCTTGGCGCAATTGCAATCGGCGGCCGGGCAGTGGCAGCAAGCCATTGATAGCCTGGCGCCATTGGCGGCCGACCCGCAAAACACCGTGCGCATCAGCTTGGCGCAGGCACGCATGGCCAAGGAGGCCAAGCAGCCAGAGCAAGCGGTTGCCCTGCTGGACGCCGCGCTGAATATTCTGCCAGGGCAGGCCGACGTGCTGTACGAGCGCGCACTGCTGCTGGAGTCGCTCGGCCGCGTGGCTGATGCCGAACAAGACCTGCGCACTATCCTGAAAGGCCGCCCGGACGAGCCGCAGGCGCTGAACGCGCTTGGCTATATCCTGGCCAATCAGGGCCGCCAGCTCAAAGAAGCGCAGGCTTATATCGAGCAGGCGCTGAAGGCCGAGCCGGACAACGCCATGATGCTCGATAGTCTGGGTTGGGTGCTGTTCCGCCAAGGCCATGCCCAGCAGGCGCTCAAGCATCTGCAGGATTCTTACGCCAGCTTGCCGGATGCCGAGGTCGCCGCGCATCTGGGCGAGGTGCTGTGGAGCCTGGGGCGCAAGGACGAAGCCCGCGCCATCTGGGAAAAGGCCCGCCAGGGCAGTCCTGACCACCCCGTTCTTACCGAAACCCTGAACAGATTGAAACCATGA
- the lolB gene encoding lipoprotein insertase outer membrane protein LolB, which translates to MKYQYGWLLAGLLLLAGCASTPEVNSTMQAPAANLRDEPFETSGRLAVNYQGKGEVASFDWQHAPGGDQLNVKTPIGTTVASLSRNAQGVTLKANGREQYATDVETLTEATLGWPLPLSNLAWWVRGHAAPGWPARYADDGRLMQQGWLIRNTRDADTQLPRRLELEREGMSIRLVFSSWQWQPAPQP; encoded by the coding sequence ATGAAGTATCAGTATGGCTGGCTATTGGCCGGCCTTCTTCTGCTGGCCGGCTGCGCCAGCACGCCCGAAGTCAACAGCACCATGCAAGCGCCTGCGGCCAACCTGCGCGACGAGCCTTTCGAAACCAGTGGCCGCTTGGCAGTGAACTACCAAGGCAAGGGCGAAGTTGCCAGTTTCGACTGGCAGCACGCCCCGGGCGGTGACCAGCTCAATGTCAAAACGCCCATCGGTACCACCGTGGCCAGCCTGAGCCGCAACGCACAAGGCGTAACGCTGAAAGCCAATGGCCGCGAGCAGTACGCCACCGACGTGGAAACTCTTACCGAAGCCACGCTGGGTTGGCCGCTACCACTGTCTAACCTGGCCTGGTGGGTGCGCGGCCACGCCGCCCCGGGCTGGCCAGCCCGTTATGCGGACGATGGCCGTCTGATGCAACAGGGTTGGTTGATCCGCAATACCCGCGACGCCGACACCCAGCTGCCACGCCGGCTAGAGCTGGAGCGTGAAGGCATGAGCATCCGCCTGGTTTTTTCCAGCTGGCAATGGCAGCCGGCACCGCAACCCTGA
- the ispE gene encoding 4-(cytidine 5'-diphospho)-2-C-methyl-D-erythritol kinase, whose amino-acid sequence MQAQTFHTFPAPAKLNLTLLITGKRSDGYHLLDTDFRFIDLCDSIDIAVRDDGVIELLNPMPDVPADSDLTVRAARLLQHATGSPLGATLRVHKRIPMGGGLGGGSSDAATVLLALNRLWGCGLSREALMQLGVQLGADVPVFIFGKNARATGIGEQLTELALPDAWYVVCKPPVHVATGPVFQEFSQRLLTGRASFSIMRSLSGATQKQNDLQPVVAEIYPAVKQVLNRLSEYGSPLMTGSGACVFLELANEDQANKVFHSLSGEMTVYVAKGLKAHPVSDGE is encoded by the coding sequence ATGCAAGCCCAGACCTTTCATACTTTTCCTGCTCCGGCCAAACTGAACCTGACGCTGCTGATTACCGGCAAGCGTAGCGACGGTTACCATTTGCTGGATACCGATTTCCGCTTTATCGACCTGTGCGACAGCATCGATATTGCCGTGCGTGACGATGGCGTCATCGAGCTGCTGAACCCGATGCCGGACGTGCCGGCCGACAGCGACCTCACCGTACGCGCCGCGCGCCTGTTGCAGCACGCCACGGGTAGCCCGCTAGGTGCCACGCTGCGGGTGCACAAGCGCATCCCGATGGGCGGTGGCCTGGGTGGGGGCTCATCCGATGCGGCCACGGTGCTGTTGGCATTGAACCGCTTGTGGGGTTGCGGCCTGAGCCGCGAGGCGCTGATGCAGCTGGGCGTACAGCTGGGGGCTGATGTGCCGGTATTCATCTTTGGCAAGAACGCCCGTGCTACCGGTATTGGCGAGCAACTGACCGAGCTGGCGCTGCCGGATGCCTGGTATGTGGTATGCAAACCACCTGTTCACGTGGCGACCGGCCCGGTATTCCAAGAATTTTCACAAAGGTTGTTGACAGGGCGGGCTTCGTTCTCCATAATGCGAAGCCTGTCTGGCGCGACGCAAAAACAAAACGATTTGCAGCCAGTCGTAGCAGAAATATATCCAGCGGTAAAACAGGTTTTGAATCGTTTAAGTGAATACGGTTCGCCGCTGATGACAGGTTCGGGAGCATGCGTGTTTCTGGAGCTGGCAAATGAAGATCAAGCAAATAAAGTATTCCACTCTTTGTCTGGTGAAATGACTGTGTATGTTGCCAAGGGGTTAAAGGCGCATCCGGTTTCAGACGGGGAATAG
- a CDS encoding ribose-phosphate pyrophosphokinase: protein MAAYDSLMVFTGTANPELAQNVVKHLDISLGRADVGKFSDGEVAVELLENVRGRDVFILQPTCAPTNDNLMEILTMADALKRASAGRITAAIPYFGYARQDRRPRSARVPITAKLVANMLTSAGVDRVLTVDLHADQIQGFFDMPVDNVYATPVLLKDIRSQRFDDLIVVSPDVGGVVRARAVAKALNTDLAIIDKRRPKANVAEVMNIIGEVQGRTCLIVDDMIDTANTLCKAASALKERGAQRVLAYASHAVFSGQAVDRINNSDIDEVVITDTIPLSAQAKQCSRIRVVSIGGLIAETLRRINNEESVSYLFNEDLVSSGACLP, encoded by the coding sequence ATGGCGGCATACGACAGTTTGATGGTCTTCACCGGGACAGCGAACCCGGAACTTGCACAAAACGTGGTGAAACACCTCGATATTTCCCTCGGCCGTGCCGATGTGGGCAAGTTCAGTGATGGTGAAGTGGCAGTAGAGTTGCTGGAAAACGTGCGCGGTCGCGACGTATTCATCCTGCAGCCTACCTGTGCCCCAACCAACGATAACCTGATGGAAATCCTGACCATGGCCGACGCGCTCAAGCGCGCCTCTGCCGGCCGGATTACTGCGGCGATTCCGTACTTCGGTTACGCCCGTCAGGATCGTCGCCCCCGTTCCGCCCGTGTACCGATTACTGCCAAACTGGTCGCCAACATGCTGACCAGCGCCGGTGTAGACCGTGTACTGACCGTCGACCTGCACGCCGACCAGATCCAGGGCTTTTTCGACATGCCGGTGGACAACGTTTACGCCACCCCGGTACTGCTGAAAGACATCCGCAGCCAGCGTTTTGACGACCTGATCGTGGTGAGCCCGGACGTAGGCGGTGTAGTGCGCGCTCGTGCCGTAGCCAAGGCGCTGAATACCGACCTGGCCATCATCGACAAGCGTCGCCCGAAAGCGAACGTGGCCGAGGTGATGAACATCATCGGTGAAGTGCAAGGCCGTACCTGCCTGATCGTGGATGACATGATCGACACCGCCAATACCCTGTGCAAGGCTGCTTCCGCCCTGAAAGAGCGTGGCGCCCAGCGTGTACTGGCTTACGCTTCCCACGCCGTGTTCTCCGGGCAGGCTGTGGATCGTATCAATAATTCGGACATCGACGAAGTTGTCATTACCGATACCATTCCGCTGTCGGCCCAGGCCAAACAGTGCAGCCGCATCCGCGTGGTATCCATTGGTGGCCTGATCGCAGAAACCCTGCGTCGCATCAACAACGAAGAGTCGGTGTCCTACCTCTTCAATGAGGATCTGGTTTCGTCGGGCGCCTGCCTGCCGTAA
- the rplY gene encoding 50S ribosomal protein L25, which translates to MAIEVIATKRVQEGTGASRRLRIAGQTPAVVYGAGKDAVSITLDHNTMYYALKNEAFHNEVLELVIDGQKEQVKIAAFQMHPFKQLVLHIDFARV; encoded by the coding sequence ATGGCAATCGAAGTTATCGCTACCAAGCGCGTACAAGAAGGTACTGGTGCGAGCCGCCGCCTGCGTATCGCTGGTCAGACCCCGGCTGTTGTATACGGCGCTGGTAAAGACGCTGTATCCATCACCCTGGATCACAACACTATGTACTACGCGCTGAAAAACGAAGCGTTCCACAACGAAGTACTGGAACTGGTTATCGACGGTCAGAAAGAGCAAGTAAAAATCGCTGCTTTCCAGATGCACCCGTTCAAGCAACTGGTTCTGCACATCGACTTCGCTCGCGTGTAA
- the pth gene encoding aminoacyl-tRNA hydrolase yields MTAIRLVVGLGNPGAEYEKTRHNAGFWLVDELAWQHKASLRAEGKYFGEVARAVLPGGDLWLLKPMTYMNLSGQAVGALARFYKIAPEEILVVHDELDLPPGAARFKQGGGHGGHNGLKDIIAKIGSPNFWRLRIGIGHPGDRNEVANFVLKKARAEEQQAIDDAIAKAMQVMPQAIAGDMPAAMKTLHTAAK; encoded by the coding sequence ATGACAGCCATCCGTCTGGTGGTCGGCCTGGGCAACCCCGGCGCCGAATACGAAAAAACCCGTCATAACGCCGGCTTCTGGCTAGTGGACGAGCTAGCCTGGCAGCACAAGGCCAGCTTGCGTGCCGAAGGTAAATACTTTGGCGAGGTAGCCCGTGCGGTGCTGCCCGGCGGCGACCTGTGGCTGCTCAAACCCATGACCTATATGAACCTGTCCGGCCAGGCGGTGGGTGCACTGGCACGCTTTTACAAGATCGCGCCGGAAGAAATCCTGGTGGTGCACGACGAGCTGGACCTGCCACCCGGCGCGGCACGCTTCAAGCAGGGCGGGGGGCACGGTGGCCACAACGGCCTGAAAGACATTATCGCCAAGATCGGCTCGCCCAATTTCTGGCGCCTGCGCATTGGTATCGGCCACCCGGGCGACCGCAATGAAGTGGCCAACTTCGTGCTGAAAAAAGCCCGCGCCGAAGAGCAGCAAGCCATAGACGACGCCATCGCCAAGGCCATGCAGGTGATGCCACAAGCCATCGCTGGCGACATGCCAGCCGCCATGAAAACGCTGCACACGGCCGCCAAGTAA
- the ychF gene encoding redox-regulated ATPase YchF, producing MSLKCGIVGLPNVGKSTLFNALTKAGIEAANYPFCTIEPNVGIVEVPDPRLQQLAAIINPQKIQPAIVEFVDIAGLVAGASKGEGLGNKFLANIRETDAIVNVVRCFDDDNIVHVAGKVDPISDIETIGTELALADLASVEKAIARDGKKAKSGDKDAQKLVAVLEKVLPHLNEGKPLRSFKLDEEDKALLKPLCLLTIKPAMYVANVAEDGFQNNPHLDKLTALAAAEGAPVVALCAAIESEIADLDDADKVEFLAEMGLEEPGLDRLIRTGYKLLGLQTYFTAGVKEVRAWTIRVGDTAPQAAGVIHTDFERGFIRAQTIAFNDFITLGGEAKAKEAGKMRAEGKEYVVQDGDVLNFLFNV from the coding sequence ATGAGTCTGAAATGCGGTATTGTCGGCCTGCCCAACGTAGGCAAATCCACCCTGTTTAACGCGCTGACCAAAGCCGGTATCGAAGCGGCCAACTACCCGTTCTGCACCATCGAGCCGAACGTGGGTATCGTGGAAGTGCCGGACCCGCGCCTGCAGCAGCTGGCCGCCATCATCAACCCGCAGAAAATCCAGCCCGCCATCGTCGAGTTTGTCGACATCGCAGGCCTGGTAGCGGGTGCCTCCAAAGGTGAAGGCTTGGGCAACAAATTCCTGGCCAACATCCGCGAAACCGACGCCATCGTGAACGTAGTGCGCTGCTTTGACGACGACAACATCGTGCACGTAGCCGGCAAGGTAGACCCGATCTCCGATATCGAAACCATCGGTACCGAACTGGCGCTGGCCGACCTGGCCTCGGTAGAGAAAGCCATCGCCCGTGACGGCAAGAAAGCCAAATCCGGCGATAAAGACGCGCAAAAGCTGGTAGCCGTGCTGGAAAAAGTGCTGCCGCACCTGAACGAAGGCAAGCCGCTGCGCAGCTTCAAGCTGGACGAAGAGGACAAGGCACTGCTCAAACCGCTGTGCCTGCTCACCATCAAGCCGGCCATGTACGTAGCTAACGTGGCAGAAGACGGTTTCCAGAACAACCCGCATCTGGACAAACTCACGGCACTGGCGGCGGCCGAAGGCGCGCCGGTGGTGGCATTGTGCGCCGCTATCGAAAGCGAAATCGCCGACCTGGACGATGCTGACAAGGTAGAATTCCTGGCCGAAATGGGCCTGGAAGAGCCGGGTCTGGACCGCCTGATCCGCACCGGCTACAAGCTGCTGGGCCTGCAAACCTACTTCACCGCTGGTGTGAAGGAAGTCCGCGCCTGGACCATCCGTGTCGGCGACACCGCCCCGCAAGCCGCCGGCGTGATCCACACCGATTTCGAACGTGGCTTCATCCGCGCGCAAACTATCGCCTTCAACGACTTCATCACCTTGGGCGGCGAAGCCAAGGCCAAGGAAGCCGGCAAGATGCGCGCCGAAGGCAAGGAATACGTGGTGCAAGACGGCGACGTGCTGAACTTCCTGTTCAACGTCTGA